A single region of the Streptomyces sp. AM 4-1-1 genome encodes:
- the ilvA gene encoding threonine ammonia-lyase, with amino-acid sequence MNLAAAGRLRPLILDDIRGAQKMLSGVSRVTAMEGSRHLTEQVGAPVLLKCENLQRTGSFKLRGAYVRIAGLSPEERAAGVVAASAGNHAQGVALASALLGVRSTVFMPVGAPLPKVAATREYGAEVRLHGAVVDETLAAAQDHAYRTGAVFIHPFDHPDIIAGQGTVGLEILEQCPEVRTVVVGIGGGGLAAGIAVAVKAVRPDIRIVGVQAAGAAAYPPSLAAGHPVAIDVQNTMADGIKVGRPGDVPFALVQELVDEIRTVSEDELSSALLLCLERAKMVVEPAGASPVAALLSDPGSFRGPVVAVLSGGNVDPLLMQRILTHGMAAAGRYLSLRLRLTDRPGALAALLATLTVVDANVLDVSHARTDPRLGLTEAEVELHLETKGPAHCEEVASALRAAGYLVMGDLK; translated from the coding sequence ATGAACCTCGCCGCCGCAGGACGCCTCCGCCCACTGATCCTCGACGACATCCGCGGCGCGCAGAAGATGCTGTCCGGGGTCTCCAGGGTCACCGCCATGGAAGGCAGCCGGCACCTCACCGAACAGGTCGGCGCACCGGTCCTCCTCAAGTGCGAGAACCTCCAGCGCACCGGATCGTTCAAGCTGCGCGGCGCGTACGTGCGGATCGCGGGGCTCTCCCCGGAGGAACGGGCGGCCGGGGTGGTCGCCGCCAGCGCCGGGAACCACGCCCAGGGCGTCGCCCTCGCCTCCGCCCTGCTGGGCGTACGGTCCACGGTCTTCATGCCGGTCGGGGCGCCCCTGCCGAAGGTCGCCGCCACCCGCGAGTACGGGGCCGAGGTGCGGCTGCACGGCGCCGTCGTCGACGAGACCCTGGCCGCCGCCCAGGACCACGCGTACCGCACCGGGGCCGTCTTCATCCACCCCTTCGACCACCCGGACATCATCGCCGGACAGGGAACCGTCGGGCTGGAGATCCTCGAACAGTGCCCCGAGGTCCGCACCGTCGTCGTCGGCATAGGCGGTGGCGGGCTCGCCGCCGGCATAGCGGTCGCGGTGAAGGCAGTGCGCCCCGACATCCGGATCGTCGGCGTCCAGGCGGCCGGCGCGGCGGCCTACCCGCCCTCACTGGCCGCCGGGCACCCCGTCGCGATCGACGTGCAGAACACCATGGCGGACGGCATCAAGGTGGGCCGCCCCGGCGACGTACCCTTCGCGCTCGTCCAGGAACTCGTCGACGAGATCCGTACGGTCTCCGAGGACGAACTCTCCAGCGCCCTGCTGCTCTGCCTCGAACGCGCCAAGATGGTCGTCGAACCGGCCGGAGCCAGCCCCGTCGCCGCCCTCCTCAGCGACCCCGGGTCGTTCCGCGGCCCGGTCGTCGCGGTGCTTTCGGGCGGCAACGTCGACCCCCTGCTGATGCAGCGCATACTGACCCACGGCATGGCCGCCGCCGGCCGCTACCTCAGCCTCCGGCTGCGCCTCACCGACCGCCCCGGCGCGCTGGCCGCCCTCCTCGCCACCCTGACCGTCGTCGACGCCAACGTCCTCGACGTCAGCCACGCCCGTACCGACCCCCGGCTGGGACTCACCGAGGCCGAGGTCGAACTGCACCTGGAGACCAAGGGTCCGGCGCACTGCGAGGAGGTCGCCTCGGCGCTGCGCGCGGCCGGGTATCTCGTCATGGGTGACCTGAAGTGA
- a CDS encoding ATP-binding cassette domain-containing protein: MPGAIHAEGLVKTFGDVRALDGVDIDVPEGTVLGLLGPNGAGKTTAVRVLTTLLRPDSGTAVVAGIDVLKSPNEVRRSIGLSGQFAAVDEYLTGHENLRMVGQLYQMSARDAKKRAGELLERFHLADAADRPAKTYSGGMRRRLDLAAALVVSPPVMFMDEPTTGLDPRNRQELWEVIQELVAGGTTLLLTTQYLEEADHLAHDICVIDHGKVIARGTSDQLKARTGGERVEVVVHESAQIGPARDALARLGKGEVAVATHTRRLTVPVSGGARLLAEVIRDLDALGVEIDDIGLRRPTLDDVFISLTGHAAALEEEEADTTGGRGGEGGVTGGRSGRSGRSGKEAAK, encoded by the coding sequence ATGCCAGGTGCCATCCACGCCGAAGGTCTGGTGAAGACCTTCGGTGACGTACGGGCGCTGGACGGCGTCGACATCGACGTCCCGGAAGGGACCGTCCTCGGTCTGCTCGGCCCCAACGGCGCGGGCAAGACGACCGCGGTACGGGTGCTCACCACACTGCTGCGCCCCGACAGCGGCACAGCGGTCGTCGCGGGCATCGACGTGCTGAAGAGTCCCAACGAGGTACGCCGGTCGATCGGGCTCTCCGGGCAGTTCGCCGCCGTCGACGAATACCTGACCGGTCACGAGAACCTGCGAATGGTCGGACAGCTCTACCAGATGAGCGCCCGCGACGCGAAGAAACGGGCCGGTGAACTGCTGGAGCGGTTCCATCTCGCCGACGCCGCCGACCGCCCGGCGAAGACCTACTCCGGCGGGATGCGCCGCCGCCTCGACCTGGCGGCGGCGCTCGTCGTCTCACCGCCCGTGATGTTCATGGACGAGCCGACGACCGGGCTCGACCCGCGCAACCGGCAGGAACTGTGGGAGGTCATCCAGGAACTCGTCGCGGGCGGTACGACCCTCCTGCTGACCACGCAGTACCTGGAGGAGGCCGACCACCTCGCCCACGACATCTGCGTCATCGACCACGGCAAGGTCATCGCCCGCGGCACCTCCGACCAGCTCAAGGCCCGCACGGGCGGCGAGCGCGTCGAGGTCGTCGTGCACGAGTCGGCCCAGATCGGCCCGGCCCGCGACGCGCTCGCCCGCCTCGGCAAGGGCGAGGTCGCCGTCGCCACCCACACCCGCCGGCTGACTGTCCCGGTCAGCGGCGGCGCCAGGCTTCTCGCCGAGGTCATCCGCGATCTCGACGCCCTCGGGGTCGAGATCGACGACATCGGGCTGCGCCGCCCCACCCTCGACGACGTGTTCATCTCGCTCACCGGCCATGCCGCCGCGCTGGAGGAAGAGGAGGCCGACACGACCGGCGGCCGAGGTGGCGAAGGCGGCGTGACGGGCGGTCGCTCCGGACGGTCCGGTCGCTCAGGAAAGGAGGCGGCGAAGTGA
- a CDS encoding ABC transporter permease, with product MTVTPNTSQLAAPKPRGGIIQSLTDSLVIARRNLIRMTRIPEMVIFGLIQPIMFVVLFSYVFGGSLSIGGSTNPAKYREFLMAGIFAQTVTFATAGAGAGIADDMHKGLIDRFRSLPMTRGAVLTGRTFADLVQTALTVIVLAVVALLVGWRIHEGLPKALGAFGLLLFLGYAFSWIGALIGLTVRTPEAATSGGLIWLFPVTFISNAFVDSSQMASWLRPIADWNPFSATVQACRELFGNPGVSQSDAWPMQHPVWASLLWSAVIIVVFRTLAVRKYRSATV from the coding sequence GTGACGGTCACACCGAACACCTCCCAGCTCGCGGCGCCCAAGCCGCGTGGTGGCATCATCCAGTCGCTCACCGACTCGCTGGTCATCGCCCGGCGCAATCTGATCCGGATGACCAGGATTCCGGAAATGGTCATTTTCGGACTGATTCAGCCCATCATGTTCGTGGTGCTGTTCAGCTATGTGTTCGGCGGCTCACTCAGCATCGGCGGCTCGACCAATCCCGCCAAGTACCGCGAGTTCCTGATGGCCGGGATCTTCGCCCAGACCGTCACCTTCGCGACGGCGGGCGCGGGCGCCGGGATCGCCGACGACATGCACAAGGGCCTCATCGACCGGTTCCGGTCGCTGCCGATGACCCGGGGCGCGGTGCTCACCGGTCGTACGTTCGCCGACCTCGTACAGACCGCTCTGACCGTCATCGTCCTCGCCGTCGTCGCCCTGCTCGTCGGCTGGCGCATCCACGAGGGCCTGCCCAAGGCGCTCGGCGCGTTCGGGCTGCTGCTGTTCCTCGGGTACGCGTTCTCCTGGATCGGCGCGCTCATCGGGCTCACCGTGCGCACCCCGGAGGCGGCCACCTCCGGCGGGCTGATCTGGCTGTTCCCGGTGACGTTCATCTCGAACGCCTTCGTCGACTCCAGCCAGATGGCGTCCTGGCTCCGGCCCATCGCCGACTGGAACCCGTTCAGCGCCACCGTGCAGGCCTGCCGCGAACTCTTCGGCAACCCGGGCGTCTCGCAGTCCGACGCCTGGCCGATGCAGCACCCGGTCTGGGCGTCGCTGCTCTGGTCCGCCGTGATCATCGTGGTCTTCCGGACCCTCGCCGTGCGGAAGTACCGCTCGGCGACCGTCTGA
- the greA gene encoding transcription elongation factor GreA, with amino-acid sequence MTQTSENVTWLTQEAYNQLKAELEYLSGPARTEIAKKIEAAREEGDLRENGGYHAAKEEQGKQELRVRQLTQLLDTAKVGEAPADDGVVEPGMVVTIAFDGDDDDTMTFLMASREYASADVETYSPQSPLGIGVHGKKVGEVAAYELPNGKTASVKILAAKPYKG; translated from the coding sequence GTGACCCAGACAAGCGAAAACGTTACCTGGCTCACGCAGGAGGCGTACAACCAGCTCAAGGCTGAGTTGGAGTACCTGTCTGGTCCCGCGCGCACGGAGATCGCCAAGAAGATCGAGGCGGCCCGTGAGGAGGGCGACCTGCGTGAGAACGGCGGGTACCACGCCGCCAAGGAGGAGCAGGGCAAGCAGGAGCTCCGTGTGCGCCAGCTGACCCAGCTCCTGGACACCGCGAAGGTGGGCGAGGCGCCCGCCGACGACGGTGTGGTCGAGCCCGGCATGGTCGTGACGATCGCCTTCGACGGCGATGACGACGACACCATGACGTTCCTGATGGCCTCGCGCGAATACGCCAGCGCGGATGTGGAGACGTACTCCCCGCAGTCGCCGCTCGGCATCGGCGTGCACGGCAAGAAGGTCGGTGAAGTCGCCGCGTACGAACTGCCGAACGGCAAGACGGCCTCGGTGAAGATCCTCGCGGCGAAGCCCTACAAGGGCTGA
- a CDS encoding DUF4307 domain-containing protein has translation MTAVREALPDGRYGRSADQRADRRLKIVGSVLGVVLLGVVGWIGYDYVAGQGLSGEIIKFKVVSDERADVHLEVRKDEDAGGYCTLRSLGEDGTEVARKDFRFDDRSDRIDRVLRLRTTSRATSVELVGCTADDGASR, from the coding sequence ATGACGGCGGTACGCGAAGCGCTCCCCGATGGCCGTTACGGCCGCTCCGCGGATCAGCGCGCGGACCGCAGGCTGAAGATCGTCGGTTCGGTGCTCGGAGTGGTCCTGCTCGGGGTCGTCGGCTGGATCGGTTACGACTACGTGGCCGGTCAGGGCCTCAGTGGCGAGATCATCAAGTTCAAGGTGGTCTCCGACGAGCGGGCCGATGTGCACCTGGAGGTGCGCAAGGACGAGGACGCCGGCGGCTACTGCACGCTCCGGTCCCTGGGCGAGGACGGCACCGAGGTCGCCCGTAAGGACTTCCGCTTCGACGACCGTTCGGACCGCATCGACCGGGTGCTCCGGTTGCGGACGACGTCGCGGGCGACGAGCGTGGAGCTGGTGGGCTGTACGGCTGACGACGGTGCGTCGCGTTGA
- the mca gene encoding mycothiol conjugate amidase Mca, translating to MTEQLRLMAVHAHPDDESSKGAATMAKYVSEGVDVLVVTCTGGERGSILNPKLLGDAYIEKNIHEVRRKEMDEAREILGVKQEWLGFVDSGLPEGDPLPPLPEGCFALEDDETAAGRLVAQIRAFRPQVITTYDENGGYPHPDHIKTHTISMIAFEAAADTERFPEAEFGPAWQPQKLYYNQGFNRPRTVALHEALLARGLESPYGDWLKRWKEFERAERTLTTHVPCADFFEIRDKALMAHATQIDPDGGWFRVPMDVQREVWPTEEYELAKSLVDTSLPESDLFAGIRDNA from the coding sequence TTGACTGAGCAGCTTCGACTGATGGCCGTTCACGCCCACCCCGACGACGAGTCGAGCAAGGGCGCGGCCACCATGGCCAAGTACGTGTCCGAGGGGGTGGACGTGCTCGTCGTGACCTGCACGGGAGGCGAGCGCGGCTCCATCCTCAACCCGAAGCTCCTGGGTGACGCGTACATCGAGAAGAACATCCACGAAGTACGCCGCAAGGAGATGGACGAGGCCCGGGAGATCCTGGGCGTCAAGCAGGAATGGCTCGGCTTCGTCGACTCCGGGCTGCCCGAGGGCGACCCGCTGCCGCCGCTGCCGGAGGGCTGCTTCGCGCTGGAGGACGACGAGACGGCGGCGGGCCGGCTCGTGGCGCAGATCCGCGCGTTCCGGCCGCAGGTCATCACCACGTACGACGAGAACGGCGGGTACCCGCACCCCGACCACATCAAGACCCACACCATCTCGATGATCGCCTTCGAGGCCGCGGCGGACACCGAGAGATTCCCCGAGGCGGAGTTCGGGCCCGCCTGGCAGCCGCAGAAGCTGTACTACAACCAGGGCTTCAACCGGCCCCGCACGGTCGCCCTCCACGAGGCCCTGCTCGCCCGCGGACTCGAATCCCCGTACGGCGACTGGCTGAAGCGGTGGAAGGAGTTCGAGCGCGCCGAACGCACGCTGACCACCCACGTCCCGTGCGCGGACTTCTTCGAGATCCGGGACAAGGCGCTGATGGCGCACGCCACCCAGATCGACCCGGACGGCGGCTGGTTCCGCGTTCCGATGGACGTCCAGCGGGAGGTCTGGCCGACCGAGGAGTACGAGCTGGCGAAGTCCCTCGTCGATACGTCCCTCCCCGAGAGCGACCTCTTCGCGGGCATCCGCGACAATGCCTGA
- a CDS encoding tetratricopeptide repeat protein, whose translation MNERPCVEASGEQAVAVGTNSGIISTGGHATIDARTVHLPAAAVRQPAEVPAPRGTTNLPAPPNPDFVDRVEPLARLEAALDEAGPAVPPIVYGLGGTGKSALALQLAHRHRHRLNPVWWLSADSASGLAHGLADLAARLAPYQHLAAATSTERAEWALSWLRAHRDWLLVLDDAASPHDLAPVLGLTTGRCVITSRRATGWRRLAQPLPLDPLPSDAAVELLMRLVEPDGPDDEQVLADLADELGHLPLALEQAAAYIEATAISPAAYLDRLRRHPGRMFAATAGGQEADDQRTVARVWHLSLRAITAQQPLAGDLLRLFAWFAPAPLPRDVLEDLSENLGEDSYAVDEALALLHGYSMITLTRRTVTVHRLVQAVARVPDPADPHRTVQAITTARERAALLLEQVLPENPLFNVPGWPRWRLLLPHLLALTDRTPAEEADPHTAGLLVAASGYLQGDGHTGTAITCARRAVEIRTRLQGSDHPATLAARSFLASAHRAAGDLDTATPLHQRNLADHERVHGPDHPDTLVSRANLAHLYALRGEPARARDLHQQNLTDMRRLHGPDHPHTLNARANLASAYRDMGDLDTAIDLHRQAVTDYERVHGPDHSETATARSNLAYAHKLAGDMDAAGTLFARVLADRERLYGPDHPLTELARQFLEDC comes from the coding sequence GTGAACGAGCGGCCGTGTGTCGAGGCATCCGGCGAGCAGGCGGTGGCCGTCGGCACCAACAGCGGCATCATCTCCACCGGCGGCCACGCCACGATCGACGCCCGCACCGTCCATCTGCCGGCCGCAGCCGTACGGCAGCCCGCCGAGGTGCCGGCCCCCCGGGGGACCACCAACCTGCCCGCCCCGCCCAACCCCGACTTCGTCGACCGCGTCGAACCGCTGGCCCGCCTGGAGGCGGCACTGGACGAAGCCGGTCCGGCGGTGCCGCCGATCGTGTACGGCTTGGGCGGAACGGGCAAGAGCGCCTTGGCCCTGCAACTCGCCCATCGGCATCGCCACCGGCTCAACCCGGTGTGGTGGCTCAGCGCGGATTCCGCCTCGGGTCTCGCCCACGGGCTCGCCGACCTCGCCGCCCGGCTCGCCCCCTACCAGCACCTGGCCGCCGCGACCAGCACCGAGCGCGCCGAGTGGGCCCTGAGTTGGCTGCGGGCCCACCGGGACTGGCTCCTGGTGCTGGACGACGCCGCGTCCCCGCACGACCTGGCCCCCGTACTGGGTCTGACCACGGGACGGTGCGTCATCACCAGCCGGCGGGCCACCGGATGGCGCCGCCTGGCCCAGCCCCTCCCGCTGGACCCCCTGCCCTCCGATGCCGCGGTGGAGCTGCTCATGCGCCTCGTCGAGCCGGACGGACCGGACGACGAGCAGGTCCTGGCCGACCTCGCCGACGAGCTGGGGCACCTGCCCCTCGCCCTGGAGCAGGCCGCCGCCTACATCGAGGCCACCGCCATCAGCCCGGCCGCCTACCTCGACCGCCTCCGTCGTCACCCGGGCCGCATGTTCGCCGCCACGGCGGGCGGTCAGGAGGCCGACGACCAGCGCACCGTCGCCCGGGTCTGGCACCTGTCCCTCCGGGCGATCACCGCCCAGCAGCCCCTGGCCGGAGACCTGCTACGACTGTTCGCCTGGTTCGCTCCCGCCCCGCTGCCGCGCGACGTCCTCGAAGACCTGTCCGAAAACCTGGGGGAGGACTCGTACGCCGTCGACGAGGCCCTGGCCCTCCTCCACGGCTACAGCATGATCACCCTGACCCGGCGGACCGTGACCGTCCACCGCCTGGTCCAAGCCGTCGCCCGCGTCCCCGACCCCGCCGACCCCCACCGCACCGTCCAGGCCATCACCACCGCCCGCGAACGAGCCGCCCTGCTGCTGGAACAGGTACTGCCGGAGAACCCGCTGTTCAACGTCCCCGGCTGGCCCCGATGGCGCCTGCTCCTGCCGCACCTGCTGGCCCTGACCGACCGGACCCCGGCGGAGGAGGCGGACCCGCACACCGCCGGTCTGCTCGTGGCCGCCTCCGGATACCTCCAGGGCGACGGCCACACCGGCACCGCCATCACCTGCGCCCGGCGCGCGGTGGAGATCCGCACCCGGCTTCAGGGCTCCGACCACCCGGCCACACTCGCCGCGCGCAGCTTCCTCGCCAGCGCCCACCGGGCCGCCGGGGACCTGGACACCGCCACCCCTCTGCACCAGCGGAACCTGGCCGACCACGAGCGTGTCCACGGCCCGGACCACCCCGACACCCTCGTCTCCCGCGCCAACCTCGCCCACCTCTACGCCCTGCGGGGCGAGCCGGCGCGAGCGCGGGATCTGCACCAGCAGAACCTGACGGACATGCGGCGCCTCCACGGCCCCGACCACCCGCACACCCTCAACGCCCGCGCCAACCTGGCGAGCGCCTACCGCGACATGGGCGACCTGGACACGGCCATCGACCTCCACCGTCAGGCCGTCACCGACTACGAACGGGTCCACGGGCCGGACCACTCCGAGACCGCCACCGCCCGCAGCAACCTCGCCTACGCCCACAAGCTGGCCGGTGACATGGATGCGGCCGGCACCCTCTTCGCGAGGGTGCTGGCCGACCGGGAACGCCTCTACGGCCCCGACCACCCCCTCACCGAACTCGCCCGCCAGTTCCTTGAGGACTGCTGA
- a CDS encoding lytic polysaccharide monooxygenase: MNTKRQTAFAIGALIAPLLAVTIPAGTASAHGWVTSPGSRQDQCAAGTVACGQIKYEPQSVEGPKGLRSCSGGNAQFAELDDDSKGWKVTPVASTQTFTWHHTARHSTANWQYFIGNTKIAEFDGNRAQPPADVSHQVNFNGFTGRQKLLAVWNVADTGNAFYSCIDVNIGGGGNGGGGNGGGDGQPDDCAAPLWSAGNTYTGGDTVSHDGHTWRAKWWVSGDKPGTTGEWGVWEDLGAC; this comes from the coding sequence ATGAACACGAAGAGACAGACCGCGTTCGCGATCGGAGCGCTGATCGCTCCCCTGCTCGCCGTCACCATCCCGGCGGGCACGGCCAGCGCCCACGGCTGGGTGACCTCGCCCGGCAGTCGGCAGGACCAGTGCGCTGCGGGCACCGTCGCCTGCGGCCAGATCAAGTACGAGCCGCAGAGCGTCGAGGGACCGAAGGGCCTGCGCAGTTGCAGCGGCGGAAACGCGCAGTTCGCCGAGCTCGACGACGACAGCAAGGGCTGGAAGGTCACGCCGGTCGCCTCGACGCAGACGTTCACCTGGCACCACACGGCACGGCACTCCACCGCCAACTGGCAGTACTTCATCGGCAACACGAAGATCGCCGAGTTCGACGGCAATCGCGCGCAGCCTCCCGCCGACGTCAGCCACCAGGTCAACTTCAACGGCTTCACCGGCCGTCAGAAGCTGCTCGCCGTCTGGAACGTGGCGGACACCGGCAACGCCTTCTACTCCTGCATCGACGTCAACATCGGTGGTGGCGGAAACGGTGGCGGGGGCAACGGCGGCGGTGACGGTCAGCCGGACGACTGCGCCGCGCCGCTCTGGTCCGCCGGCAACACCTACACCGGCGGTGACACCGTGTCCCACGACGGACACACCTGGCGCGCCAAGTGGTGGGTGTCGGGCGACAAGCCCGGGACCACCGGCGAGTGGGGCGTCTGGGAAGACCTCGGAGCCTGCTGA
- a CDS encoding thioredoxin domain-containing protein, with protein MNRLAGVTSPYLLQHADNPVDWWPWSPEAFEEARRREVPVLLSVGYSSCHWCHVMAHESFEDAGTAAFMNEHFVSVKVDREERPDVDAVYMEAVQAATGQGGWPMSVFMTPDGEPFYFGTYFPPEPRHGMPSFRQVLEGVVAAWTDRRGEVSEVAGRIVGDLAGRTLAHGGDGVPGESELAQALLGLTRDYDEKHGGFGGAPKFPPSMTVEFLLRHHARTGAEGALQMAADTCEAMARGGIYDQLGGGFARYSVDREWVVPHFEKMLYDNALLCRVYARLWRATGSGAARRIALETADFMVRELRTAEGGFASALDADSEDGEGRHVEGAYYVWTPGQLREVLGEEDAEFAAGYFGVTEEGTFEEGASVLRLPRSAGPADAARVADVRARLLAARDRRARPGRDDKVVSAWNGLAIAALAETGAYFDRPDLVERATEAADLLVRLHMGDTARLCRTSKDGRAGANAGVLEDYGDVAEGFLALASVTGEGAWLDFAGFLLDIVLERFTGEGGQLYDTADDAERLIRRPQDPTDSATPAGWTAAAGALLSYAAHTGSEAHRTAAEGALGVVKALGPRAPRFIGWGLATAEALLDGPREVAVAGPVGGELHRTALLGPAPGAVVAVGAPDGGTEFPLLVDRPLMGGEPTAYVCRHFVCEAPTTDPAELARKLGGGGRGVPAV; from the coding sequence ATGAACCGGTTGGCTGGTGTGACCTCGCCGTATCTGCTTCAGCATGCTGACAATCCGGTCGACTGGTGGCCCTGGTCGCCCGAGGCGTTCGAGGAGGCGCGGCGACGGGAGGTGCCCGTTCTGCTGTCGGTCGGTTACTCCTCCTGCCACTGGTGTCACGTCATGGCCCACGAGAGCTTCGAGGACGCCGGGACCGCCGCGTTCATGAACGAGCACTTCGTCAGCGTCAAGGTCGACCGCGAGGAGCGGCCGGATGTCGACGCCGTCTACATGGAGGCCGTGCAGGCGGCCACCGGGCAGGGCGGCTGGCCCATGTCCGTCTTCATGACGCCCGACGGGGAACCGTTCTACTTCGGTACGTACTTCCCGCCCGAGCCCCGGCACGGCATGCCCTCCTTCCGGCAGGTGCTCGAAGGGGTGGTGGCCGCGTGGACGGACCGGCGTGGTGAGGTCTCCGAGGTCGCCGGGCGGATCGTCGGTGATCTCGCCGGGCGCACGCTCGCGCACGGCGGCGACGGGGTGCCGGGGGAGTCGGAGCTGGCCCAGGCGTTGCTCGGGCTCACCCGGGACTACGACGAGAAGCACGGTGGTTTCGGCGGTGCGCCGAAGTTCCCGCCGTCCATGACCGTCGAGTTCCTGCTGCGCCACCACGCCCGCACGGGCGCCGAGGGCGCGCTCCAGATGGCCGCCGACACCTGTGAGGCGATGGCCAGGGGCGGCATCTACGACCAGTTGGGCGGCGGCTTCGCCCGGTACTCGGTGGACCGTGAGTGGGTGGTCCCGCACTTCGAGAAGATGCTGTACGACAACGCGCTGCTGTGCCGGGTCTACGCGCGGCTGTGGCGGGCGACGGGGTCCGGGGCGGCGCGCCGGATCGCCCTGGAGACCGCGGACTTCATGGTGCGGGAGCTGCGTACCGCCGAGGGCGGGTTCGCGTCCGCGCTGGACGCCGACAGCGAGGACGGCGAGGGCAGGCACGTCGAGGGCGCGTACTACGTCTGGACGCCCGGACAGCTGCGCGAGGTCCTGGGCGAGGAGGACGCGGAGTTCGCCGCCGGGTACTTCGGGGTGACCGAGGAGGGCACCTTCGAGGAGGGGGCGTCCGTGCTCCGGCTGCCCCGGTCGGCGGGGCCGGCGGACGCGGCGCGGGTCGCGGACGTCCGGGCCCGGCTGCTGGCGGCGCGGGACCGGCGCGCGCGCCCGGGGCGGGACGACAAGGTGGTGTCGGCCTGGAACGGTCTGGCGATCGCCGCCCTCGCGGAGACCGGTGCCTACTTCGACCGCCCGGACCTGGTCGAGCGGGCGACCGAGGCGGCCGATCTGCTGGTACGGCTCCACATGGGCGACACCGCCCGGCTCTGCCGTACCTCGAAGGACGGCCGCGCGGGGGCCAACGCCGGGGTGCTGGAGGACTACGGCGATGTGGCCGAGGGCTTCCTCGCGCTCGCCTCGGTCACCGGGGAGGGTGCCTGGCTGGACTTCGCGGGCTTCCTGCTGGACATCGTGCTGGAGCGCTTCACCGGTGAGGGCGGCCAGCTGTACGACACCGCCGACGACGCCGAGCGGCTGATCCGCCGGCCCCAGGACCCGACCGACTCCGCGACCCCGGCGGGCTGGACGGCCGCGGCCGGTGCGCTGCTCTCGTACGCCGCGCACACCGGCTCGGAGGCCCACCGCACGGCGGCCGAGGGGGCCCTGGGGGTGGTGAAGGCGCTGGGGCCGCGCGCCCCCCGGTTCATCGGCTGGGGTCTCGCCACGGCCGAGGCGCTGCTGGACGGGCCGCGCGAGGTGGCCGTCGCCGGGCCGGTGGGCGGCGAGCTGCACCGTACGGCTCTGCTGGGTCCGGCGCCCGGCGCGGTGGTCGCGGTGGGGGCTCCGGACGGCGGGACGGAGTTCCCGCTGCTGGTGGACCGGCCGCTGATGGGCGGGGAGCCGACCGCGTACGTCTGCCGTCACTTCGTCTGCGAGGCGCCGACGACCGACCCGGCGGAGCTGGCCCGCAAGCTCGGTGGCGGCGGCCGGGGCGTGCCGGCCGTGTGA
- a CDS encoding hemolysin III family protein translates to MTAAAAAAPEATDPDPVPVKPRLRGWLHAGMFPAVLIAGLVLTALADSPRGRIACGIYVLTACLLFGVSALYHRGDWGPRGEAVLRRLDHANIFLIIAGTYTPLTLLLLPDATGRTLLWAVWAAALAGIAFRVLWVGAPRWLYTPCYIAMGWAAVFFLPDFMHAGGIAVLVCVVVGGVLYSVGGVVYGIKRPNPSPRWFGFHEVFHSLTLAAFAVHYVGISLVAYQHA, encoded by the coding sequence ATGACTGCTGCCGCTGCCGCCGCGCCCGAGGCGACCGACCCCGACCCCGTACCGGTGAAGCCGCGGCTGCGCGGCTGGCTGCACGCCGGAATGTTCCCCGCCGTACTGATCGCGGGCCTCGTGCTCACCGCGCTCGCCGACAGTCCCCGGGGCCGTATCGCCTGCGGGATCTACGTCCTGACCGCGTGCCTGCTGTTCGGTGTGAGCGCGCTCTACCACCGAGGCGACTGGGGGCCCCGGGGCGAGGCCGTGCTCCGCAGGCTCGACCACGCCAACATCTTCCTGATCATCGCGGGCACCTACACCCCGCTGACGCTGCTCCTGCTGCCCGACGCGACCGGCCGGACACTCCTGTGGGCGGTGTGGGCCGCGGCCCTGGCCGGCATAGCGTTCCGGGTCCTCTGGGTGGGTGCCCCGCGCTGGCTCTACACGCCCTGTTACATCGCGATGGGCTGGGCCGCCGTGTTCTTCCTGCCCGACTTCATGCACGCGGGCGGAATCGCCGTGCTCGTCTGCGTCGTCGTCGGCGGGGTGCTCTACAGCGTCGGCGGCGTCGTCTACGGCATCAAGCGGCCCAACCCGTCACCGCGGTGGTTCGGTTTCCATGAGGTCTTCCACTCCCTGACGCTGGCCGCCTTCGCCGTGCACTACGTCGGCATCTCGCTGGTGGCCTACCAGCACGCCTGA